From a region of the Cucumis sativus cultivar 9930 chromosome 6, Cucumber_9930_V3, whole genome shotgun sequence genome:
- the LOC101207122 gene encoding uncharacterized protein LOC101207122: protein MGNSLRCCLACVLPCGALDLIRIVHLNGHVEEIAHPITAGDVLKANPNHVLSKPSSQGVVRRILILSPESELKRGSIYFLIPSTSLPEKKRNAATTLKTPSRKVKNCTVAAVPTTADTDSYLSDVVSDKKPSRRERRGSRVIVWRPHLESISED, encoded by the coding sequence ATGGGTAACAGTTTAAGATGCTGTTTAGCTTGTGTTCTTCCTTGTGGAGCTTTAGATTTGATCCGAATCGTCCATTTAAACGGCCACGTCGAAGAAATTGCTCATCCGATCACCGCCGGCGACGTCCTAAAAGCCAACCCAAATCACGTTCTTAGTAAGCCTTCTTCACAAGGAGTTGTTCGCCGGATTCTGATCCTCTCCCCTGAATCTGAGCTCAAAAGGGGAAGTATCTATTTCTTGATTCCCTCCACTTCTCTGccggagaagaaaagaaacgcTGCAACCACCCTTAAGACTCCttcaagaaaagtaaaaaattgcACCGTCGCCGCCGTGCCCACCACCGCTGACACTGACTCTTACCTCTCCGATGTTGTCTCCGACAAAAAACCGTCGCGGCGAGAACGACGCGGCAGCCGGGTTATCGTATGGCGGCCCCATTTAGAGAGCATTTCTGAAGACTAA